In Bactrocera oleae isolate idBacOlea1 chromosome 5, idBacOlea1, whole genome shotgun sequence, a genomic segment contains:
- the LOC106623651 gene encoding uncharacterized protein isoform X1: MPRYREWDLACKVYVGNLGSSASKYEIENAFSKYGPLRNVWVARNPPGFAFVEFEDRRDAEDATRGLDGTRCCGTRIRVEMSSGRSRRDDRRRGGGSAGGGGSSSGGRGGGRYRIKSTATTTSRTSTSSSFNKNYKNNIFTYHNYCSFSTNFTTTSNKLNLISFNDNNLDNSEKNVNQQFFKKEYLQNFDNNNFSYSKHHFQHHQKQLKEKPQHSTFINKLMIIVFVINTNTLNTTNTNVTTVLHIKFDLVFAVVIVINTYLTIVVVVIENCNSCPDVKCSKRSTIIRTATTSKITTTATTTTTSAATASTVTTTIATTRISATSKSVLGQQAQDQHQRQIPKHLLQPSSLIPLLPPQPP; this comes from the exons atgccGCGCTATCGTGAGTGGGATTTAGCTTGCAAAGTATATGTAGGAAATTTGGGATCATCTGCCTCAAAATATGAAATAGAAAACGCTTTTAGCAAATATGGTCCCTTGAGAAATGTGTGGGTCGCAAGAAATCCACCTGGATTTGCATTTGTAGAATTTGAAGATCGTCGCGACGCAGAAGATGCAACACGAGGATTGGATGGAAC GCGCTGCTGTGGTACTCGGATACGGGTAGAAATGTCGTCGGGCCGATCACGAAGAGATGATAGACGACGAGGAGGCGGTAGTGCTGGTGGCGGTGGCAGCAGCAGCGGAGGCCGTGGTGGGGGCCGCTATAG GATAAAGTCTACTGCTACTACTACTTCTAGAACTTCTACCTCCTCTTCCttcaacaaaaactacaaaaacaacatctTCACGTATCACAACTACTGCTCCTTCTCCACAAACTTCACCACGACAAGCAACAAGCTCAACTTAATATCGTTCAACGACAACAATCTTGATAATAGTGAAAAAAATGTCAACcaacaattttttaagaaagaatatctacaaaatttcgacaacaacaattttagTTATAGCAAACATCATTTTCAACATCaccaaaaacaactaaaagaaAAGCCACAACACAGTACTTTCATCAATAAATTAATGATCATAGTTTTTGTTATCAACACGAACACCTTGAACACCACCAACACCAACGTTACAACAGTCTTGCACATAAAATTTGATCTCGTTTTCGCTGTAGTCATTGTCATCAATACTTATCTaacaattgttgttgtcgtaATAGAAAACTGTAACAGTTGTCCTGATGTTAAGTGCAGTAAAAGATCAACAATCATTAGAACAGCAACTACTAGTAAAATAACTACTACcgctactactactactacctcAGCTGCAACTGCTTCTACAGTCACTACAACTATTGCTACTACAAGAATTAGTGCAACTAGTAAAAGTGTGCTTGGGCAGCAGGCGCAGGATCAACATCAACGGCAAATTCCTAAGCATTTACTACAGCCATCATCATTAATACCACTACTACCACCACAACCACCTTAA
- the LOC106623651 gene encoding RNA-binding protein 1 isoform X2: MPRYREWDLACKVYVGNLGSSASKYEIENAFSKYGPLRNVWVARNPPGFAFVEFEDRRDAEDATRGLDGTRCCGTRIRVEMSSGRSRRDDRRRGGGSAGGGGSSSGGRGGGRYRSRSPRRTRSRSRSFSRDRRSRSDSRDRH, encoded by the exons atgccGCGCTATCGTGAGTGGGATTTAGCTTGCAAAGTATATGTAGGAAATTTGGGATCATCTGCCTCAAAATATGAAATAGAAAACGCTTTTAGCAAATATGGTCCCTTGAGAAATGTGTGGGTCGCAAGAAATCCACCTGGATTTGCATTTGTAGAATTTGAAGATCGTCGCGACGCAGAAGATGCAACACGAGGATTGGATGGAAC GCGCTGCTGTGGTACTCGGATACGGGTAGAAATGTCGTCGGGCCGATCACGAAGAGATGATAGACGACGAGGAGGCGGTAGTGCTGGTGGCGGTGGCAGCAGCAGCGGAGGCCGTGGTGGGGGCCGCTATAG ATCACGTTCACCACGTCGTACACGCAGCCGTTCCCGCAGTTTTTCTAGAGACAGACGTAGCCGATCGGACTCTCGTGATCGCcattag
- the LOC106623648 gene encoding band 7 protein AGAP004871, with translation MNTTASQHRTRVNPASSHAISYPTTDVRSPTMQGSRVYQGLKTSENDEMGCVEILATAISIVVMILTFPISIFVCFKVVSEYERAVIFRMGRLRSGGARGPGVFFVLPCVDDYCKVDLRTVSFDVPPQEVLSKDSVTVTVDAVVYYRISDPLKAVIQVSNYSHSTRLLAATTLRNVLGTRNLSELLTERETISHTMQVSLDEATDPWGVKVERVEIKDVSLPTALQRAMAAEAEAAREARAKVIAAEGEMKSSRALKEASEIISASPSALQLRYLQTLSSISAEKNSTIIFPLPMELLTPFLGHCTTNHLCRQHAAQGINHQ, from the exons atgaatactACCGCTAGCCAACATCGCACACGTGTAAATCCCGCCTCCTCACATGCCATCAGCTATCCAACAACGGATGTCCGGTCGCCAACTATGCAAGGATCACGCGTCTACCAGGGCCTAAaaacat CAGAGAATGACGAAATGGGCTGTGTCGAGATACTCGCGACGGCGATATCTATCGTAGTAATGATACTCACCTTTCCGATTTCCATATTTGTCTGCTTCAAAGTAGTTTCCGAGTATGAACGCGCCGTCATCTTTCGCATGGGACGACTGCGCAGTGGCGGCGCTCGTGGTCCTGGCGTTTTTTTCGTATTACCATGCGTAGATGATTATTGTAAAGTAGATCTTCGCACCGTTTCGTTTGATGTGCCGCCACAGGAGGTGCTCTCCAAGGATTCAGTAACAGTGACGGTTGATGCAGTTGTTTATTATCGCATTAGCGATCCTCTTAAGGCCGTCATACAGGTGTCTAATTATAGTCACTCAACACGTTTGTTGGCCGCCACAACGTTACGTAATGTTTTGGGCACACGAAACTTATCCGAGCTGTTAACGGAGCGTGAAACTATTTCGCATACAATGCAAGTATCGTTGGATGAAGCTACCGATCCATGGGGTGTGAAAGTGGAACGTGTAGAgat CAAGGATGTTTCACTACCGACAGCATTACAACGTGCCATGGCTGCTGAAGCGGAAGCGGCGCGCGAAGCTCGCGCAAAAGTTATCGCGGCTGAAGGAGAAATGAAATCATCGCGTGCTTTAAAAGAAGCATCTGAAATAATTTCAGCGAGCCCATCAGCTTTACAG CTACGTTATCTACAAACGCTCAGCAGTATATCAGCCGAAAAGAATTCAACCATAATATTCCCTCTACCCATGGAATTGTTAACGCCCTTTCTTGGACACTGCACGACGAATCACCTGTGTCGGCAACACGCTGCTCAAGGAATAAATCATCAGTGA